The genome window AGTGCCAGATACAAAGAAAAGTAATGCGGATAACTGAGTGGTCATGACATTTTTCCAACTGGCCACTTTCCCCTTAACCAGACCGAGCCTGTCTCTTCCATCTCGCCCTCGTGGGCTCCTTGGATCAGGACCCAGCTCATGGCTCAGATTCCTCTTTGCTGAAAAGAGGGGAAGTCCCGCGGCCTGGGGGTCGGCTTTCTGGGCCCACCTCCCACATTCTCATCCATCAGCGGGTCCTCCTGTTCGTGCTTTGACAATGCACCCTGATACCCAGCCCTTCGCCCCCACGCCGAGCCTCTGTTTCCACCTGGAACTACGGTGGTTTGCCAGGTGGTCCCATTTCCACTCTTCTATTTATCATCCTCTGAAGTTGCCTTGTCTTGACTTTTCTACTTGTTTTCTCATGTTTTCCCTGTTAGCCCATGAACGTCTCAATCACCAGTGGCTGGCACCGGCGTGGCCCAGTCAGTACTTCTTGACTGAATGGAAGGAGCTGGGACGAGTTGCCTTCTTAAGCAAAAGGCTTCTCCCTCCACAAGGGAAATCCGCTCTGTAGATACGGAAGTGGGCCCCTTCGTAGGTCAACCGGGCAACATTTTGCTAAACTCATTTCACTCATAAGACTTCAAAATTATGAAAGATAGTCATACTCTTCTTTTTAAGTGTGTCATTTGTGTTTTTCACATCCAGGAGCTGAAGGTAGAAAGTGAAATATTCTCATATCGGGCTGCCCCATCCTATGGGGATTCTGGTGgtcaagcccttcccacctcgttCTCAGCAATTGCATTCAGCCTCTGAATGTTTGTATACAATTCTGCTTCCCTGAGATAGACTCTTGGGTATACAACGGTATTGTACAAGGGTTGGCGTCACTCCCTCCGCCACATTTCTGACCCTCATGGGAATCGTGAATCAGGTCATCACGCGTGGTACAGAGCCTCCTGTCGGGAAGGGGCCCAGGCTGCTGCTTGTACAAGGTAGGTCTGTTCTGCAGCACCGGCTCGTCCCCAACGTCACTCAGTCCAGAGGCTGGCTGCACAGAGCCTGGCTTGGCTCAGGAAGCACCGGCGAATGAGATGGGTCAGTTATATCCCATCCACTCCCCCTGGAGTTTGACCTGGGAAACGTGGACAGAACAATCAGTAGAAGTTGGAAGGTCTTGGGGAAGGGAGGAGCCTGTGGGGCTGGGAGCAAATCAGAGTCATGAGGACACAAAAGCAGAAGCGCTGAGCTGAAGGAAGGATGCACAGGGTGGCGGGCAAGGAAGCCACTAGAAGCTGAAGAGATGGGGCAGACGCTCGGAGGGAAGCAGAAACCTGGAGGAAGGCTAGGTCAGGGTAGAGCTGGAGTGCTGGACGCGAGCTCCCGGCTTCCTGCGGCAGGGGCTCCTGGAGCGCCATGGCGGGTACCTTGGGTTCGCAGAGACCTTCCTGTTCCCGTCTCCAGCATCCTAGGTCAAGGCGTGCTCCGATTTCCGTGAGATTCTGCTTCCCTGGTTTGTGCCTCACTGCCTGGGCCACCCTGAGGGTCTTGCTGTTCTTTATGGGCTCACAGGGCAAGAAACCAAGAGTCACCACCGTCACTGGGTCCCTATTagccctgtgtgtgtgtcagggaggggtggggggatggggcgGTCCAGGAGCTTTCAGGGCACTAACTTCTGCTCAAAGGCTCTGCTAACATCCGTGGGGGTGGTTCCATTCCTTAAGGATCTgggctctgttttcttttttttcccacgtATCCTCCAAATTACATGTATATGAGCATCTATAACTGTATTTtgtatgtaacataaaatatataaatacatataatataacataaaaggaacataaaaacatatgtatctctctgtatacacatatatattacaaCTTGGTCAGGAGCTAAAGTCTAAAGTGGGTCTTAAGTTAAAATTGTATATAGTTAAAATTATGCCTGAGAACCCTTCAAGTACCCACAGAACACACACATATGATTTTGGATATGAAACTACAGCTTATCTGGTAATGGTAAATATAAATGCAAGGAAGCAGCAGTCGCCCCCTCCCCACAGAACTCTTGCTGAAATAGATGCAGATGAGAAAAAACAGATTCTGgttcccaccccctgccaaacTGTGACCGTAACTTGCAAAGACTTTTTCCAGCCCAAGTGACAATTGATTAATTCCTCCCGGCAAATGAATTGCTGTGCCGTTCCCTGAAGTCAGATATCCTCTGAGAATATTTTAATTGGAACCCTCATGACTTTCCAAAGATTTGAGATAGTCCTAATAATTGGCAGATATATAACAGCttcattaaaatggcaaaaaaaatcatagaaaggGGGAAATAAATAACCTGAAAAAAATGAGGCTGGTATAATTCCTATACTGGACATTTGAACTTTGAGCTTCCTGGAAGTcaaggggaaaagggaaaataCTAGACAAGAATTCTAtaaattaatcaaaagaaaggtTCTCTGAtggcactatttaaaaaaatttaaaagtcactCATAATTTCATAGTAgtgatattattatttttgcttttatacacTATATTCTAGTCCTTGTCTGCAagcaaaataatttcatttaaaaaatatttaaataggcaAGACTGTCACATCGTTTGAAAATAGGAAAGTGTAAAAAATAAACAGTGAGAAGGTTTGTTCCCATCCTTGTCATACATTTGCCCAGACTCAACTGCCCTCAACCTCTCCCCCGTTTTGTATCCATCTAGAGTTTTTATGCATTTTCATCATCAAATACAGATTCTTATCCCTGCCTGCTTCCTGCATTTTGATTTGTTTCATTTAACAGCGTATCTTGTGGACTTTTGCACATTAGTAGGAAAGCCTCCTCATTCCCTGTCATAGCTGCCAGATAGCTCATCCTTCAGATGTGCTATGACTCACCAGGGCCCCTATTATACCATTTTCATTTGGcttgtttctttcattctttcttttttcttttctttctttcttttcttttctttttttttctattagaattGAAGCTAGGGAGAATAACCTCACAAGTAGGTGATTTCATGTATGTGCACATATATGATAAATCCCTGAAGCCAATTGCTGGATCAAGGGGTAAATGCATTTGTGAATTTGATAGCTCTCAGCTAAATTGCCCTCCAAAAGGTTTCTGGCAACTTCGCGCTTCTACCAGCAGCGTCAGGAGGTTGAGTTGCCACATAGTATCTGTGTACTCCAGACCCAACACCCTCCTGCTAACTtctaaggaggaaggaaaaggaatgtGGAAGAGAAGAGCTGTGTATCAGGCCCCTCCCATGGGTCAGACACACGCTTTATACACGTTTGATGCTTACTATTTCCCTGATTCTTACTAATGAGACAATTTTGTCTCTGTGGTTAAGGGCTTTTGCACAGTGACTCAAGTGAGTGGGAGGGAAGGGTCCCAGCCCCGCAGCTGACTCTGAAGCCGGTGTGGGTTCCTGTGCACCAGAGCCCTGGTAGGCGGGAGGGCATCTCAGCAGAGCCCTGGTCTCTTCCTGACCTGGTTTCAGCTTTCATGGACCAGCAGAGCTCTTACTGTCccaactattttattttcctgcctgCATTGAACTTCAAGTGTCACAACTCAGCCCTGCTTAGAGGAAGCCCTGGCCACCCTCGTCCCCCTTCCATTTGGCCCCCTGCCCAGGTCCCAGCCCTGGCCTCTCACAAGTGACTTCTGAGGGTGGAGCAGGGCTCCTCCCGGTGCCCCTCTCCCAGAAGCGCATCCAGCCAGTCCTCCAGGTCCTGCACCAGCTGCTCCAGCTCTCGCACCTCTTTCTCTAGCTTCTCCAAGAACACATGCAAGTTCTCCTTCAGCCAGGTCTGGATGACCTTGATTGGCTCTTCCGAGGGGTCATGGGTCTGATATTCGAATGCCTGAAAGGCAGACACCAAAGCTGTACCTTGAGCTTTTTCACGGGAGCCCCTTGCCGCTGGCTCTAAAAGTTCCCTGGATCTTTTTGCACATGCTGTCCATTCTGCCTGAAGTGCCCCCTCCTGCCTTCTCCACCCGGCCAGCTCCTAGCTATCCTTCAAGACCCAGCTCGTCAACAATACCTATGGGAAGCCTCAGATTTCCTCAGCCAAGCTTGATGGCCCTCTGCACCTTCTTGAATATGTTACCTGGGAAGTCATAGGATTCTGCGGGTAGTTACATTCTCTGATTCTTTCTGACACCTCCCAGCTTCTTCCTGAAACAGGCACGAACACCACCTCTTAATAAGGCAAAGGAGCAGGAGTTGGATGACTCGGTTGGTCATCCTAGTGGGATGAAGAGCGTGGGAGAAGGCAAGCAGTGGAGTTCCCCCTGGCATACAACCATCTGCAGAATACCCGCCTCCCCCCGCCCTCAGCTCCGTGTGGACTTGGCTCCTCCCTCCACAGACCCCAGAATGCTCACCTGAGATCCCTGTGCCCACATACAGCACTAAGATCAGCAACGCCAACAGCGTCTGGGggcaagaagaggaggagggtggaggtgaGTCCCTGGAGGCTATACGGGCATCCGTGCTTCCCCCCGCAGAGCGCTAGGCTTGGGGCTGCTGCAAGATCCCTGTTACAGCTTCACTTTTTTCTGGTTATCTAAGCCACACGTGCTTACTGCAAACCCTCCAAACACTGCAGAATTAGACACCACGGCGACTTATGTTTCATTGGTtctgtccctccttcctccctgctgaGAAGGAAGGCCCACCTCTGTTCTTGTGCCTTGCCTCACTcttatgttttctgttttaaatgatCTTTAAAAGGAGTCGACTTTACTGTGGTATAATTCACATATgataaaatgcacattttaaacgtacagtttgatgagtttggacaaatgccTGTACTTGGGGACTGCCGTCTCAGTCAAGACACAGAACATGTGCATCACCCTAGAAGGTGCCTTTGTGTGCTCTCGTGgtcaccctctccttccccccatcCTGCCTTGGGGATCCGCTGATCTCCTCTGTCACCAGGGAACAGTTTTTCCTGTCCTGTAACTTCCCTAAATGAAACCACACATTACATACTTTCTTTGTTGAGTTACTTTTACTCGACATCATGCATCTGAGATGTTTCTGTGTTCAAGGTGATGGATGAATGTTATTATATTGTATGAATATAGCACAGTGAATCTCTTCACTTATTaatggacttttgggttgttCCTACTTTCCGGCCATTGGGAATAGAACTACTATGAGCACTTGGGGACAACTTTTTGTGCGTCAGGGGCAAACAAAGGGGGATGGAGAATTAAGGTGGCCGCGGTAGTGACTGGCATTGAATTTTCCCCTAGATGTGGGCTGAGCCAGATTTAATTTGACTTGAAATAATACATTTCTTAGGTACCTGGGTTTGTGAAGCAAGATTTAGACCGGCTAGCACAAACAAAGGAGATAAGAGATTTGCATACTTTGCCCCTCCCCCGGAacgttttgtttttaagtatatACTAGCAACTatactatcattattattaactttaaaaataaacgtCGATGACACAGCAACAACGTGGCTGAGTCTCCCAGACACACTGatgagtgaaagcagccagacgtGAAGGTGCAGACTGTCTGACTCCACTCCCATGAAACTCAGGGACGTGCGAAACtcatctgggatgatggaaatcaGAATTGAGGTTATGGGGCAGGGGGAAGCTGGGAGCGGCCTGGAGGAGCCTTGGGGCACTGGGCATGCTCTGTAGCTTGATCTAGGTAGCAACTGCCCGGCTGTGTACACCCGGTGTGAAATCATTGCACACTTCAAACTAGGGaacttttttctccttaaaaaaaaaaaagagttaaaaaattgaattatggTTGATTTATGACGTTGTATTagcttctggtgtgcagcatagatacatatatgtattctttttcattacaaattactacaagccattgaatatagttccctgtgctgtacagcaggacctaGTTCTTCATCTACTCTGTACGTAGTAGTTTGTATCGGCCaatcccaactcctaatttatccctccctccctcctttccccccagtacttttttctcttcttaacaATATACCCCAAGACTCTTTCCCTCTAGGACACATAGAACCGCCTCATTCTTTATGGCTGCTGAGCATTCTGGGGTCTGAACGCTCCTCTGTTTCCTTAACCACCTGTCAGTGTGCTTTACAGATGCTGTCTTCATCAGCACGCTTGCAGCTAGGCTTCTATTTTGTGCTGTGTGGAGGCAAAGGGAGGAAACGGGGATGAGAATTAAGTTTTAGTCCTTCTCTTGtgctgggctggggcctgagcCAAATCATttcttctgagtctcagtttcttcatctgcaaaataaatttcagtataGGCTGAAAGAGCTTTCCAAAAGTAAACGTGGGACTTCGTGGTTGAATCGGTTTGGGAAATGCTGCGGCAAACAAAGTTATGTGGATTTCCTTGCTGCAGGACTTGTCAGAGCCTTCATTATGTGACTGAACTATGTAAATCTCCAGGAGGGGTACAAGGGTATCAGCATTCCTCAAACCACAGatcttttaaaatgacttttctaAAAGGAGCATTCCTGGGGTTTGGTATTTGTGGCACACTTTTTAGGAAAACCTGCAACATAATGGAAGCCCCGCAAGGCCCCTATCTTGCTGTGAGGTCCAGCATAAAGGAGGCCTTGGAACGTGTGTCTTAAACGTATGAGTGGACAAATCTTTTGGAAGCATATATAGATCAGTCATCCATCGCTCTGCCTAGAACCCTTCAATGGCTGCTTACTAATCTCAGAGTAAAACCCCATCCCTTTCCACAGTGTGCAAGAGCCAGCCTCTTTTTCCATCCATCCCTCACGTCTCCACCTGGGAGGCAGTGGAGTACAGGGTAGCTTTGCTAAGGGTTTTGGAATCAGATGGACCCGGTTTCAGATCCCAGTATGTCCCTGCTGTCTGGATTTTTggcctttctgagcttcagtttgccCATTTGTGAGTTAGGTTGATAATAGTTGCCTCTTGAAAATATCTTTAAGTCATGAGTGAGGAGGTAACAGCAGCAGGCTGTGCTTGGAAAGTGCTAACATTTTCCATTTTGAGAAAATCCTACGTGGGGTTTGAATTTTAACCCTAAGAACAAATGCTCCAGGACCTCCCAATTCAGGTTACTCtcctatttattttaattaattaattcattcattcattcagcacctaTTATGCACCAAACATCCTTCTACGCACTAGGAACATAGCAGAAAGCTACATAGAAAACCCATCGCTCCTGGAGCCTACCCCCTGCCGGCAGTGTGGAGAATTAATAAGCATCAGTAATGGCTTCTAGAAAAAGCTCTGTGAGCCCCTATACTGTGTTCCACCAGGCTGGGCTCCAGGGAGAGTCCGACTGAAAGCTCGCTCCTGACTTTGAGGGCCTTACGGTCTGCCTGGAGTGGCGGAGGGAGCCCAGGAGCCAGGAAAGCAGTGTACACCTGGTCTGGCCTCACCTGCTTCTTGTCCTCGCTGCGACTGCTCCTTCTCTCAGCTGCCACTCGCCCCCTGCTGCCCACCTGCTGGATCACCATGGCCTCAGGTCAGGCTGCCTGGCCAGATCCCCACTGGACAGGCAAATTGgtaccctccccgcccctcccccggccTCTGGTCACCAGGCATCCCCGCAGCAATGGGTTCTGATGTCACAGAAGGTGGGGACAACGAGGCCCCCACCCTGTCACCACCCTGATTTTTAACTccatccctcttttttttttttccgtaaaAACAAATACCAGAAAGAAATGCATCGAAGGACTGTATTTTAGGATGATGTTTTTTTCTGAtcctttttctgtatttccaatttttaataaaatgcaagttttaaaatacaaaacaaaaaaaaagtatttttaattgaaatcttTATTGaggtaattgtagattcacatgcggTTGTAGGAAATAATATAAGAGACCCTGCGTACCCTCTGGTGGTAACAATCTATCAGTCTTATTAAAACCTCCCCAGTTTCACTTGTGTTCATTTGTGTGTATTTAATTCTGAATAATTCTGTCACATGGGTAGATTTGTGTATCCACTACAACAGTCATAATACAGAAGAATTCCCAAACCGCAGGGTCCCTGTGTTACCCTCTGAGGcccgcccctccctctgcccgccTCCCTCACTGTCTCTAATTCCTGGCATTCCTAGAAACCACTAATCTGTTgtctatttctaaaattttacctTTTCAGAAATGTTGTATCAGTGGAATCAAATGGTCTGTGACCTTTGGAGACTGGATTTTTTGTACTTAGCATAATTCTCTGGAAATTCCTCCTGATTGTCATGCATCTGTAATtcattccccttccttccttccttccttccttccttccttccttccttccttccttccttccttcctttccttccttccttccttccttctttccttccttccttctttccttcttttcttccttccttcctttcttccaactgtatcacaatttatttaccAATTCCTATTTTTAggccatttctatttctttttttttaattgaagttaatcaattacaatgttgtgttactttctggcatacagcatagtgattcggttatacatatatgtattccttttcattataggccattataaggtattgaatatagttccctgtgctacatactCCCCTTTCTTTCTGTGTCGTATTGCATGGCAGGGATGTGCCACAGTTTACCATTTACCCACTGAAGGACCTCTGGGCTCTCTCCAGTTTTGGGCGCTTATGAATAAAGCTAATATGCACACTCTTTACAGCCATACTTTggtttattgcactttgcaggtactgtggggttttttttgttttttttgtttttttttacaaattgaaggtttgtggcaaccccgcATGAAGCAAGTCTATCGACATCATTCTTTCCAACCTCTTGCTCATTTAATGtccctgtgtcacattttggtaattctcaccaTATTTCAAATCTTTTCACTATTATCGTATTTGTTACGGTGATCCGTGATCAGTAATCTTTGATATTACTactacaacttgctgaaggcttagatgatggttagcatttttatacaataaagtattttttaattaagtgtgTACAttgttttagacataatgcttttGCACACttatagactacagtatagtgtaaacataacttttatatgcactgagaaaccaaaaaaatgTTTGTGagttgctttattgtgatattcactttattgctgTGGTCTGGGACCAAACCTGCAATACTTCTGATGTATGCCTGTACAGGTTTTCGTGTGAacctaagtttttatttctctgggatgCCTAAGAGGGCAGTTGTTGGATTATATGGTTATTGCATGATAGTTTTATAAGATGCTGTCAAAGCATTTCCtagaatggctgtaccatttcaacattctcatcagcaatgtatgaaCAATACAGTTTCTcctcatcctcaccagcattgatggtttcattattttttattttagacattttagTAGGTatatagtgatatctcattgcagtt of Vicugna pacos chromosome 22, VicPac4, whole genome shotgun sequence contains these proteins:
- the SMIM23 gene encoding small integral membrane protein 23, translating into MVIQQVGSRGRVAAERRSSRSEDKKQTLLALLILVLYVGTGISGRSWEVSERIRECNYPQNPMTSQAFEYQTHDPSEEPIKVIQTWLKENLHVFLEKLEKEVRELEQLVQDLEDWLDALLGEGHREEPCSTLRSHL